A window from Flavobacteriales bacterium encodes these proteins:
- a CDS encoding phosphomethylpyrimidine synthase ThiC → RWQDQFNLSLDPDTAMEYHDETLPAEGAKVAHFCSMCGPHFCSMKISQEVREFAAKNEVSAEEAVVKGMEDKAKEFTDEGGEIYLKQ, encoded by the coding sequence TAGATGGCAAGATCAGTTTAACTTGTCTCTTGATCCGGACACGGCCATGGAGTACCACGATGAAACTCTTCCCGCTGAAGGAGCTAAAGTTGCTCATTTCTGTTCGATGTGTGGACCACATTTTTGCTCTATGAAAATATCGCAAGAGGTGCGAGAATTCGCCGCGAAAAATGAAGTTTCTGCAGAAGAAGCAGTAGTGAAAGGGATGGAGGATAAAGCCAAGGAGTTCACGGATGAAGGAGGTGAAATTTATTTGAAACAATAA
- a CDS encoding bifunctional hydroxymethylpyrimidine kinase/phosphomethylpyrimidine kinase, which translates to MSVKVLSIAGFDPSGGAGVLQDAKTFEAHQINGYAVSTSITFQNESEFDGLHWIKIEDILKQLESVLKSTSVDVVKIGLIENLDVLNAVIPVLMNKNPEVKIVWDPILKATAGYQFHSTFETIKLKKILDQMFLVTPNQDEKIYFLEHIDSCSILVKGELEDDKVLNKLYIEGRIVEFETERVANREKHGTGCIFSSSLVASLSLGKDIETASRLAQKHTLDYMKSSETLLGLHKMENVHA; encoded by the coding sequence ATGAGCGTTAAAGTTCTTTCTATCGCAGGATTTGATCCGAGCGGAGGGGCCGGTGTTTTGCAAGATGCAAAAACCTTTGAAGCGCACCAAATTAATGGGTATGCTGTCTCTACATCAATAACTTTTCAAAATGAGAGTGAGTTTGATGGTTTACATTGGATTAAAATTGAGGATATACTAAAGCAATTAGAATCTGTTCTTAAATCCACTTCAGTTGATGTTGTAAAGATTGGATTGATAGAAAATTTGGATGTATTGAATGCAGTAATTCCTGTGTTAATGAATAAGAATCCAGAGGTGAAAATTGTTTGGGATCCCATATTAAAAGCGACCGCAGGGTACCAATTTCATAGCACGTTTGAAACGATTAAATTGAAAAAAATATTAGATCAAATGTTTCTTGTTACGCCAAATCAAGACGAGAAAATTTATTTTCTTGAGCACATAGATTCGTGTTCTATTTTGGTAAAGGGTGAATTGGAGGATGATAAAGTTTTGAATAAATTATACATAGAAGGTCGAATCGTTGAATTTGAAACGGAGCGAGTTGCCAATAGAGAGAAGCATGGTACGGGATGCATCTTTTCAAGTTCATTAGTTGCAAGTTTATCTTTAGGAAAAGATATTGAGACTGCGAGCAGACTTGCTCAAAAGCATACATTGGATTACATGAAAAGCAGTGAAACATTATTAGGACTGCATAAAATGGAGAACGTACATGCCTAG